In Anguilla rostrata isolate EN2019 chromosome 1, ASM1855537v3, whole genome shotgun sequence, a genomic segment contains:
- the LOC135241927 gene encoding trace amine-associated receptor 7d, giving the protein MLEESEQTNCMVCCCTLINKVLMIVFMILLILAILFGNSVTLTVILGTKHFHTPQGYLKASLAVADLAVGIFVVPFSVYAEVSFMIPDYTPEWTTNNSLTTTFHPCNFIGPTFAGCTLVSITTIFLLTIERSIAVLKPLHKESVITRKRTSIFIVLSWVGSFFLAVSPILYSNDIVLEYNPCSRMCNYAIRSGEHSTQAWNILLLFPAFDFTLLGATVIINILSLSSIRQHSKRRKHLAEADCKSVNTPTFSDVKAAKTIGTLTLAFTASFTPIAVFVVGNVVGNEWCNFSFFAFWILATNSCWNVIIYSVRDQKFRNRAQQLLVPSHMRNSSNT; this is encoded by the coding sequence ATGCTGGAAGAGTCAGAACAGACAAACTGTATGGTGTGCTGCTGTACTCTCATCAACAAAGTCCTGATGATAGTTTTCATGATCCTGCTGATACTCGCTATCTTGTTCGGAAACTCGGTGACGCTCACCGTTATCCTTGGCACAAAACACTTCCACACCCCACAGGGCTATCTAAAAGCGTCGTTGGCAGTAGCTGACCTGGCTGTGGGAATCTTTGTTGTGCCCTTCTCCGTTTACGCTGAAGTGTCTTTTATGATTCCTGATTACACGCCAGAATGGACAACGAATAATTCGCTGACCACTACATTTCACCCTTGCAATTTTATTGGTCCTACGTTTGCTGGCTGCACCCTGGTCTCTATCACAACTATATTCCTCCTCACCATTGAACGCAGCATCGCAGTTTTGAAACCGCTGCACAAAGAGTCTGTGATCACAAGGAAAAGGACAAGCATCTTCATCGTTCTATCTTGGGTGGGAAGTTTCTTTTTGGCAGTGTCTCCTATCCTCTACAGTAATGACATTGTCCTGGAGTACAACCCATGCAGCAGAATGTGCAACTATGCGATAAGGTCTGGCGAACATTCGACTCAAGCATGGAATATTCTTTTATTGTTCCCTGCTTTCGATTTTACTCTCCTTGGGGCCACTGTGATCATTAACATTCTGTCACTCTCCTCCATCCGCCAACATTCTaaaaggaggaagcatttagCCGAAGCGGACTGTAAGAGCGTCAACACTCCCACGTTCTCCGATGTCAAAGCTGCTAAGACTATAGGAACTCTGACATTGGCGTTCACCGCTTCGTTCACTCCTATTGCGGTCTTTGTTGTCGGAAACGTCGTCGGGAATGAATGgtgcaatttttcttttttcgcctTCTGGATATTGGCTACAAACAGCTGCTGGaatgtaataatatacagtGTACGAGATCAGAAGTTTAGAAATCGCGCCCAGCAGTTGCTAGTACCTTCACACATGAGGAATTCATCAAACACGTAG